The window CTAAATATATATGCGTTATATGTTGTTTCTATTTTTTATATTCTTATCATCAAGGTTTGTATAACATATAGAAAAATTTTGAAGCAATATATTTGATATGTCTTTACTATTGATGTATTTCCAAATAAGGCTTTAATAATGGAAAGTTTATTGATTATTAAAATAGGCGGTATTTTATTAAATAATAATGATGCCGTAAAACGTTTATTTAAAGAACTCAGTCGCCATAAACGATTAACTAGACAAAAGGTTATATTTGTTAATGGTGCCGCTTCTTTTGGCCATGAGCTTTTTAATCGAGTTAACGGCTTGGATGCAGATAAAAATTTTTTATCAGTGACCCAACTAAATACTAAAAAGATTTTATATTCCGTTTTACCTAATTTAGTAAATATTCGTTTATTAGCTTGGTCTAGGAAATATAATATTTTTGGACAGGGGTGCTTATTATCAGATTTTTTTAGCAAATTAATTGATTCTTGTTTCGATATAGATATTACTAGATCTTTTTTAAAAAAAAATGAATTACCAATATTAAAATACTCAGAATTGATTAAAGCGTTGCTAAAAAAACATATTACCCCGTTCATATGTTCTTTGGGTATAGACACTAAAGGTAATATTTTTCATATTGACTCTGATATTGTTGCAGCAATATTGGCTATTATATTTAATTGTCGTCTAATTTTTTTAACGGATGTGAGCGCTGTATTAAATAATAAAGGTCAATGTATTAAAACTATCTCTAGCAAACAAATCAATAATCTAATTTGTTCTGGGGTAGTTTCAAACGGCATGATTACTAAAGTACAGGCTGCGTCCGTAGTTTTAAGATTACTAAAAAAATCGGTTGAAATTGCTAGTTGGCATAATATAAATAATATAGCAGATTTATTTCAAGGCAAATCATCTGGCACGAGAGTTATAGAATAAAATAAAAAGGTATATAAAAAAATTTAATGAAAAGTAAAAATGTAAAGAACTCAGTTGTTTTAGCTTATTCCGGCGGTTTAGATACTTCAGCTATTATACCGTGGATTAAAGAGAATTATCAACTTAATGTAGTAGCTTTTGTAGCTGATATAGGTCAATCTCGCAAAGATCTGAAAAATATTAAAGAAAAAGCTATTTCTTCTGGAGCTTCTGATTGCTACATTGCTGACTTAAGGGATTCTTTTGTAAAAAATTACGTGTTTCCTATGCTAAAAGTAGGAGCTATATATGAAGGGCGTTATTTGTTAGGAACAGCTATTGCAAGGCCTTTAATAGCTAAGGCTCAGGTAGATTTTGCTCATACAATCCATGCTATCGGATTAAGCCATGGAGCGACAGGGAAAGGAAATGATCAAGTTCGTTTTGAATGCGCATATTCTGCTTTAGATCCTTCTTTGCTGGTTATTGCTCCCTGGAGGGAATGGAGGTTTCGGTCTAGAGAAGATCTATTGGAGTATCTAAAGAAGAAAAATATTGTTACCAGTGTTACTAAAGAAAAAATTTATAGTCGAGATGAAAATATATTTCATGTTTCAACAGAAGGAGGGGTTTTAGAAGATACCTGGCGCGCCCCCGAAAATCATTGTTGGGTATGGACAAACAGCCCTCATGAAGCTCCTAATGAGTCAGAAAAAATACACTTATATATTGAAAAAGGTTGTGTTATAGAAATTAATCATAAACCGGTTAGTCCCTATACATGCCTGAAGCAGTTAAATAAAATAGGTAGAAGGCACGCTATTGGACGCATTGATATTGTAGAAAACCGTTTAGTAGGTATGAAATCAAGAGGTTGCTATGAAACTCCAGGAGGGACAATTATATACCAGGCTTTAAGGGCGTTAGAGCAGTTAATACTTGATCGAGAAAGCATGTATTGGAAAAATAAAATTGCATTAGATATGTCGTCTGTAATATATGATGGTAAATGGTTTACTCCTGTACGTAAGTCTCTTCAAGCGGCCTCTGATGTATTATCTGCTGATATTTCAGGAGAAGTGGTTGTAGAGGTATATAAAGGGTCAGTAAATATTTTACAAAAAAGATCGCCAAATGCATTATATTCAGAAGAATACGCGACCTTTAGTAAAGACAATGTATATAGTCAAACAGATGCTCATGGTTTTATTCGTTTATTTTCTTTATCGTCACGTATTCGCGCATTAAAAAGCAAAAAATAACAACATATACAAGAAGTATTTATTCGTGATTTTTTGAGGTAATCATATGTCTCTTTGGGGTGGAAGATTTACTAAAGCATCTAATGTACAATTTAAAAAATTTAATAATTCGTTAAGTATAGATTATCGGTTGTTGAAAGATGATATTAAATCCTCAATCGCATGGTCAAAAATATTAGTGACTTCTAATATATTAACTCATCAGGAGCAAGAGTTAATAGAAAAAACGCTGCGCTGGATTCTAAAAAAATATATTAATGATTTCAGTCAAATAATATCTTCAGAAGAAGAGGATATTCATAGTTGGATAGAAACGGTTTTGATTAAACAATTAGGTGATGTAGGAAAAAAATTATATACCGGAAGAAGCCGTAATGATCAAATTGCGACTGATTTAAAGTTATGGTGTAAAAGAAAATCTATCAAAATTCATAAAAAAATTGTTGATCTTCAGAGTAATTTTTTAAATATCGCTTATTTGTATAAAGACGCCGTTATTCCAGGGTATACTCATTTACAAAAAGCTCAGCCCATTACATTCTCATATTGGTGTTTAGCTTATATTGAAATGCTGGAAAGAGATCGATTACGTATATTAGAAGCACAAAAACGTTTAAATAGCTCCCCTTTGGGATCAGGGGCGATTGCAGGTACGTCTTGGGATGTTGACAGACAAAAATTAGCATCAATGATGGGATTTGCAAAACCTACCGAAAATGCATTAGACAGCGTATCTGATCGGGATTTTATTATTGACCTCTTGTATGCAGCATCAGCTAGTATGATGCATTTGTCTAGATTTTCTGAAGATTTAATTTTTTATAATTCCGGAGAGGCAAATTTTATCGAATTATCAGACTCGATCACTTCCGGGTCTTCATTAATGCCTCAAAAGAAAAATCCAGATATTTTAGAGTTGATTCGCGGGAAATGCAGCGGTGTATATGGTACATTATTTGCTATGTTAACTTTATTAAAAGGTTTACCTTTATCTTATAATAAAGATTTTCAAGAAGATAAAAAACATTTATTTCACGGGGTCGATAATTGGATTGCGTGTCTAGAGATGAGTAGTATAGTATTAAGTAATATGAAACTAAATAAGTTACGCAGCAGGCAATTAGCTCAAGAAGGCTACAGTAACGCTACTGAACTAGCGGATTACTTGGTAACTAAAGGGATATCATTTAGGGATTCTCATCATATTGTAGGCAGAGTTGTAATGGAAGCGATTAGTCGCAATAAATATATAGAGCAATTAGATTTGTCTGATTTACAAAAATATTGTTCTCTTATTAATCAGGATGTATATCAGTGTCTAACATTGGACTCTTGTCTAGAAAAGAGAAACGTTATTGGAGGAGTTTCTTGTTTACAGGTTAATAAGGCGTTAAATACCGTAAAAAATCGTTTACGTGATTTATATTCATAAAAATATATTGGGTATAATTATATTGCGTGGTAATAGTATTTTATCAATCACGCGATATTTTTTATATCGCGTGATATTTTAAATTTAAATACATGTCTAGCACAGAAGATGTTTTTTATGAAAAATACAATCTATTTATTTATACGAGAGCTGTAAA is drawn from Buchnera aphidicola and contains these coding sequences:
- a CDS encoding argininosuccinate synthase codes for the protein MKSKNVKNSVVLAYSGGLDTSAIIPWIKENYQLNVVAFVADIGQSRKDLKNIKEKAISSGASDCYIADLRDSFVKNYVFPMLKVGAIYEGRYLLGTAIARPLIAKAQVDFAHTIHAIGLSHGATGKGNDQVRFECAYSALDPSLLVIAPWREWRFRSREDLLEYLKKKNIVTSVTKEKIYSRDENIFHVSTEGGVLEDTWRAPENHCWVWTNSPHEAPNESEKIHLYIEKGCVIEINHKPVSPYTCLKQLNKIGRRHAIGRIDIVENRLVGMKSRGCYETPGGTIIYQALRALEQLILDRESMYWKNKIALDMSSVIYDGKWFTPVRKSLQAASDVLSADISGEVVVEVYKGSVNILQKRSPNALYSEEYATFSKDNVYSQTDAHGFIRLFSLSSRIRALKSKK
- the argH gene encoding argininosuccinate lyase, translated to MSLWGGRFTKASNVQFKKFNNSLSIDYRLLKDDIKSSIAWSKILVTSNILTHQEQELIEKTLRWILKKYINDFSQIISSEEEDIHSWIETVLIKQLGDVGKKLYTGRSRNDQIATDLKLWCKRKSIKIHKKIVDLQSNFLNIAYLYKDAVIPGYTHLQKAQPITFSYWCLAYIEMLERDRLRILEAQKRLNSSPLGSGAIAGTSWDVDRQKLASMMGFAKPTENALDSVSDRDFIIDLLYAASASMMHLSRFSEDLIFYNSGEANFIELSDSITSGSSLMPQKKNPDILELIRGKCSGVYGTLFAMLTLLKGLPLSYNKDFQEDKKHLFHGVDNWIACLEMSSIVLSNMKLNKLRSRQLAQEGYSNATELADYLVTKGISFRDSHHIVGRVVMEAISRNKYIEQLDLSDLQKYCSLINQDVYQCLTLDSCLEKRNVIGGVSCLQVNKALNTVKNRLRDLYS